The following proteins come from a genomic window of Trinickia caryophylli:
- a CDS encoding sensor histidine kinase, with translation MALFSFDSPTHWTSNGRKATTMDDVASKVERQDGTAHECRYRDRCTVPCPRLEMDLADPSGLSDLDCIRSFRRRDAVVYLALTAVVAILAFVGAFRYFFTRALDELDASAARAMSLYAQRLEREIDRFGMLPLATSMNRDVVDYLRGDRSIERSDKLTSMLRSLTDSAGVLQTYVIDATNHVVASSNRGQPGSFIGRDLSYRPYVQHAKAGHVEGYYAVGTTGNTAGYYLATAVEQDGRRLGTVATKIGLDGLEQRWLGGLERRVVVVDENDVIVLSSRADWKYHVAGTLSEAQRRHLYDTQQYNRAELRPLVWQDASSPIAAKPFVRAGLPGGEHDYLVVSAMLPSLSMRLMVLADPSDARRLAAAEAGFVAVLIALIALAMHIVYEKRLTAQEQQLAREALRRAYEQLKAQFERRSAQLHVANEGLRREVAERIESERRLRSYQEELIRTENLAVIGQLSAGLAHEINQPLAAMATLSENAVRFLQRGDTETARFNLGRIVELVTRMSTLTGRLRSFARRADGDVALLPVSTSIDNAVALLSHRIKQQHVCVDIVPPLEPLYARGEAVRLEQVLVNLLSNAIEAMDSNPSPHIEIRSYRDVEHAVVEVSDNGIGLSDEVLAKLFEPFFTTKKASGLGLGLAISADIVSGFGGSLAATNRAEGGACFRLVLDARPREEECR, from the coding sequence GTGGCACTTTTCTCTTTCGACTCGCCAACGCATTGGACGAGCAACGGGCGCAAGGCGACGACGATGGACGATGTGGCGAGCAAAGTGGAGCGGCAAGACGGTACGGCGCATGAGTGCCGGTATCGCGATCGCTGTACGGTGCCTTGCCCCCGTCTCGAGATGGATCTCGCCGACCCTTCCGGTTTGTCCGATCTCGATTGCATTCGCTCGTTTCGCCGCCGAGATGCGGTTGTTTACCTGGCGTTGACCGCCGTGGTGGCGATACTCGCATTCGTCGGTGCGTTCCGCTATTTTTTTACGCGCGCGCTCGACGAGCTCGACGCCTCCGCGGCGCGGGCGATGTCGCTCTATGCGCAGCGGCTCGAGCGCGAGATCGACCGGTTCGGCATGTTGCCGCTCGCCACGTCGATGAATCGCGACGTCGTCGACTATCTGCGGGGCGATCGTTCCATCGAGCGCAGCGACAAACTCACCTCGATGCTGCGCTCGCTGACCGACAGCGCGGGTGTGCTGCAGACCTATGTGATCGACGCGACGAACCATGTCGTCGCCTCGTCGAATCGCGGCCAGCCAGGCAGCTTCATCGGTCGCGACCTGTCGTATAGGCCGTACGTACAGCACGCGAAGGCGGGCCACGTGGAGGGCTACTATGCCGTGGGAACGACCGGAAACACGGCGGGCTACTATCTCGCCACGGCCGTGGAGCAGGATGGACGGCGGCTCGGCACCGTTGCGACGAAGATTGGTCTCGACGGCCTCGAGCAGCGTTGGCTGGGCGGGCTCGAACGGCGCGTCGTGGTCGTCGACGAGAATGATGTGATCGTGCTGTCTTCCCGCGCCGACTGGAAGTATCACGTCGCGGGTACGCTCAGCGAGGCGCAGCGGCGGCATTTGTACGACACGCAGCAATACAACCGGGCCGAACTGAGGCCCCTTGTCTGGCAGGACGCTTCGTCGCCGATCGCGGCGAAGCCTTTCGTGCGGGCGGGGCTGCCCGGCGGCGAGCACGACTATCTCGTTGTCTCTGCCATGCTGCCTTCGCTTTCGATGCGGCTCATGGTGCTCGCCGACCCGTCCGACGCGCGCCGCCTCGCCGCGGCCGAAGCAGGCTTCGTGGCCGTTCTGATTGCGCTTATCGCATTGGCGATGCACATCGTCTACGAAAAGCGGTTGACCGCGCAAGAGCAGCAGCTCGCGCGCGAAGCGCTGCGCCGCGCGTACGAGCAGTTGAAGGCACAGTTCGAACGCCGCAGCGCTCAGTTGCATGTGGCCAACGAGGGGCTGCGGCGCGAGGTCGCCGAGCGCATCGAGTCGGAACGGCGTTTGCGCAGTTATCAGGAAGAACTCATCCGCACGGAGAACCTGGCCGTCATCGGACAGCTCTCGGCCGGTCTGGCACATGAGATCAATCAGCCGCTCGCCGCGATGGCGACGCTCTCGGAGAACGCCGTTCGCTTCCTGCAGCGCGGCGATACCGAAACGGCGCGGTTCAACCTCGGGCGTATCGTCGAACTCGTGACGCGCATGAGTACGCTGACGGGTCGCCTGCGCTCGTTCGCGCGCCGCGCCGATGGCGACGTTGCGTTGCTGCCCGTCTCCACGTCGATCGACAATGCGGTGGCGTTGCTGAGCCACCGGATCAAGCAGCAGCACGTGTGCGTGGACATCGTGCCGCCCCTCGAACCGTTGTACGCGCGCGGCGAGGCCGTGCGGCTCGAGCAGGTACTCGTCAATCTGCTATCGAACGCGATCGAAGCGATGGACTCGAACCCATCGCCGCACATCGAGATTCGTTCATATCGCGACGTTGAGCATGCCGTCGTCGAGGTGTCGGACAACGGCATCGGGTTGTCCGACGAAGTGCTCGCCAAACTGTTCGAGCCGTTCTTCACGACAAAAAAGGCAAGCGGGCTGGGGCTCGGACTCGCCATTTCCGCCGACATCGTGAGCGGCTTCGGCGGCAGTCTTGCGGCGACGAACCGAGCGGAAGGCGGAGCGTGTTTCCGGCTCGTGCTCGATGCACGACCGAGGGAGGAGGAATGCCGGTGA
- the cuyB gene encoding cysteate racemase, translating into MTARRSLRVIGVIGGLGALAAADVFFKLIKSTPAARDGDHLDVIFEQHPSQRGAAADVASIERKLYIYDTIREFEKRGVTTVVLPSFVSHAYIDELRGNARIEIVDMLACLLAHVRSHFPHARRIGVLTSDLVSERALFERYFRAPEYEVLHPRPDDEAGGNVVARAVYGADGIKAGNLRGRPITLLREACEDLIARGAEVLVTGLTEVGLVAEQLAPLRVPLVDSNLVYAQHVVRGEYDRRARPFKVGVVGGVGPAATVDFMQKIVRNTPAERDQDHIKVLVEQNPQIPDRTENLIGDGEDPTVALYATCKKLEAGDADIIAIPCNTAHAFVERIQPYLNVPIVNMLTVTAEHLRATFPALREVGLLATSGTLASGVYERALAAVGLEQVTPEPALQARVMNAIYGPRGVKAGYTSGDCVEEIVAVCEALMARGCKVVLLGCTELPLLLPQGERRDERGRTACLVDPTDVLARRCIAYARGELQGEDFREQARHGARLPARGQTT; encoded by the coding sequence ATGACCGCGCGCCGCTCCCTCCGCGTAATTGGCGTGATCGGCGGGCTCGGCGCACTGGCCGCCGCCGATGTGTTTTTCAAACTGATCAAGTCGACGCCCGCGGCGCGCGACGGCGATCATCTCGACGTGATCTTCGAGCAGCATCCGAGCCAACGCGGGGCAGCGGCCGACGTTGCGAGCATCGAGCGCAAGCTTTACATCTACGACACGATTCGCGAGTTCGAAAAGCGCGGGGTGACGACTGTCGTGCTGCCGAGCTTCGTGAGCCATGCCTATATCGACGAATTGCGCGGGAACGCGCGAATCGAGATCGTGGATATGCTCGCGTGTTTGCTCGCGCACGTGCGCAGCCATTTTCCGCACGCGCGCCGCATCGGCGTGCTGACGTCGGACCTCGTTAGCGAGCGCGCGCTCTTCGAACGGTACTTTCGCGCCCCGGAATACGAGGTGCTGCATCCACGGCCCGATGACGAAGCGGGCGGCAACGTCGTGGCGCGCGCGGTGTACGGTGCCGATGGCATCAAGGCCGGCAATCTGCGCGGGCGCCCGATCACGCTGCTGCGCGAGGCATGCGAGGATCTGATCGCGCGGGGCGCCGAGGTGCTCGTGACCGGGTTGACCGAAGTCGGGCTTGTCGCGGAGCAGCTCGCGCCCTTGCGCGTGCCGCTCGTCGATTCGAACCTCGTCTACGCGCAGCATGTCGTGCGCGGCGAGTACGACCGCAGGGCACGGCCGTTCAAAGTGGGCGTGGTCGGGGGTGTCGGCCCGGCGGCAACGGTCGATTTCATGCAGAAGATCGTTCGCAACACGCCGGCCGAACGCGACCAGGATCACATCAAGGTGCTCGTCGAGCAGAACCCGCAGATCCCCGATCGCACGGAGAACCTGATCGGCGACGGCGAAGACCCGACCGTCGCGCTGTATGCCACCTGCAAGAAGCTCGAAGCGGGGGATGCCGACATCATTGCGATTCCCTGCAACACCGCACATGCATTCGTCGAACGGATCCAGCCGTATCTGAACGTGCCGATCGTGAACATGCTGACGGTGACGGCCGAACATTTGCGCGCCACGTTTCCCGCGCTGCGAGAGGTGGGGCTGCTCGCCACTTCGGGGACGCTCGCGAGCGGCGTGTACGAGCGCGCACTCGCCGCAGTGGGCCTCGAGCAGGTTACGCCGGAGCCGGCGCTGCAAGCCCGGGTCATGAATGCGATCTACGGCCCGCGTGGCGTGAAAGCCGGCTACACGAGCGGTGATTGTGTGGAGGAGATCGTCGCGGTGTGCGAGGCGCTGATGGCACGCGGCTGCAAGGTTGTCTTGCTCGGCTGTACGGAACTCCCGCTCCTCTTGCCGCAGGGCGAGCGCCGCGACGAGCGCGGCCGTACCGCATGCCTCGTCGATCCGACCGACGTGCTGGCACGACGTTGCATAGCCTATGCGCGCGGCGAGTTGCAAGGTGAGGATTTTCGGGAACAGGCGCGCCATGGCGCGCGGCTTCCTGCGAGAGGGCAAACGACGTAA
- a CDS encoding NAD-dependent malic enzyme — MATPNTIETRKLSVRPVASLAGAALLHDPARNKGSAFSRDERRKLGLEGLLPHTVESLDRQVERVMSHLDSLTDDLARYVYLIDLEARNETVFYRTIMSDPKRFIPILYDPTVADACLEFGNLYRRARGMYITRDMKGRIAEVLRNWPERDVRFICVSTGGRILGLGDIGANGMGIPIGKLQLYTACAAVPPSCLLPVLFDIGTANEHLRADPFYMGTREVPLTEAELDALTEEFVQAVQEVFPGCCVHFEDWKGVDAIRMLERYRDRVLCYNDDIQGTAAVALAGIAAGLNQVGGRLADQRILFLGAGSAGIGISKLIAAELQTKGLSAEEARKRIRLFDVNGLIESSRKDLTAAQKPWAQDEKPSKDFLEVIERFKPTVLIGVSTKAGAFTKEVIEAMARMNERPIIFALSNPTTKAECTAEQAYGWSQGRALFAAGVQFPEFTMNGRQYRPGQANNFYIYPAIGLATYACRPTRLTDECFIVAAHATADQVGPSLQAKGMLFPSQDHILETEITTAARIAEHMFDAGLAQVPRPRELRAWIEGLLYRPAY; from the coding sequence ATGGCTACGCCCAACACCATCGAAACCAGGAAACTTTCCGTACGCCCCGTTGCATCGCTTGCCGGCGCCGCGCTGCTGCACGATCCCGCCCGCAACAAAGGCTCGGCGTTCTCGCGCGACGAGCGCCGCAAGCTGGGGCTCGAGGGTCTGCTGCCGCATACCGTCGAGTCGCTCGACCGGCAGGTCGAGCGCGTCATGTCCCACCTCGACAGCCTGACTGACGACCTTGCACGCTACGTCTATCTGATCGATCTCGAGGCACGCAACGAAACGGTGTTCTACCGGACCATCATGTCCGACCCGAAGCGCTTCATCCCGATTCTGTACGATCCGACCGTGGCCGATGCCTGCCTCGAATTCGGCAACCTGTATCGCCGCGCGCGCGGCATGTATATCACGCGCGACATGAAAGGCCGCATCGCCGAGGTGCTGCGCAACTGGCCCGAGCGCGACGTGCGCTTCATATGCGTATCGACGGGCGGGCGCATTCTCGGGCTCGGCGATATCGGTGCGAACGGCATGGGCATCCCCATCGGCAAGCTGCAGCTTTACACGGCGTGCGCCGCCGTGCCGCCCTCGTGCCTGTTGCCCGTGCTGTTCGATATCGGCACGGCGAACGAGCATCTGCGTGCCGATCCGTTCTACATGGGCACGCGCGAAGTGCCGCTCACGGAGGCGGAACTCGACGCGCTCACCGAGGAGTTCGTTCAAGCCGTGCAGGAAGTGTTTCCAGGCTGCTGCGTGCACTTCGAAGATTGGAAGGGCGTGGACGCGATCCGCATGCTCGAACGCTATCGCGATCGCGTGCTGTGCTACAACGACGACATTCAAGGCACGGCCGCCGTTGCGCTGGCCGGCATCGCGGCAGGCCTGAATCAGGTGGGCGGCAGGCTCGCCGATCAACGCATCCTTTTTCTCGGCGCGGGCTCGGCCGGCATCGGCATCTCGAAGCTCATCGCAGCCGAGTTGCAAACGAAGGGTTTGTCGGCCGAAGAGGCCAGAAAGCGCATTCGGTTGTTCGACGTCAACGGCCTGATCGAATCTTCGCGCAAGGATCTGACGGCAGCGCAAAAGCCGTGGGCGCAGGACGAAAAGCCAAGCAAGGACTTCCTCGAAGTGATCGAGCGGTTCAAGCCGACGGTGCTGATCGGCGTATCGACGAAGGCCGGCGCGTTCACGAAGGAAGTCATCGAGGCAATGGCGCGCATGAACGAACGGCCAATTATTTTCGCGCTCTCCAATCCGACGACGAAAGCCGAGTGCACGGCCGAGCAGGCCTACGGCTGGTCGCAAGGGCGGGCGCTTTTCGCAGCGGGCGTGCAGTTTCCGGAGTTCACGATGAACGGCCGCCAGTACCGGCCTGGCCAGGCGAACAACTTCTACATCTATCCGGCCATCGGTCTTGCCACCTATGCCTGCCGGCCGACGCGCCTGACCGACGAGTGCTTCATCGTTGCCGCGCACGCAACAGCCGATCAGGTTGGACCGTCGCTGCAGGCCAAGGGCATGTTGTTTCCGAGCCAGGACCATATTCTCGAAACGGAAATCACGACTGCCGCGCGTATCGCCGAGCACATGTTCGACGCGGGCCTCGCTCAGGTGCCGCGGCCGCGCGAGTTGCGCGCCTGGATCGAGGGGCTTCTTTATCGCCCGGCGTACTGA
- a CDS encoding ferredoxin reductase family protein, which yields MKKIRLAYLGLLAALALLWLAADNVFDVPYAFRAFRSSMMNLTGVLAIGCMSVGIVLAVRPARVEPWLGGLDKSYRLHKWLGITALVVAIVHWLWAKGPKWLVALGWMQRPERKPPPGAGSLSTIEAFFRSQRGLAEQIGEWAFYAAVLLIFIALLKSFPYRHFFKTHRLIAIAYLALVYHAVVLIPVYYWREAIGPAVGLLMMGGVGASAVSLFRRIGRTRRAVGEIESLLLHEDNRVLGVVIDLKDRWFGHAAGQFAFVTFDPVEGPHPFTISSAWQGDGKLQFHIKGIGDYTQRLPQSLTVGELVTVEGPYGTFDFRSDKPRQIWVAGGIGITPFLARMRARAAHEDLRAVDLFYSTKLPDPAFIAWLEELAGRADVRLHLLVSGKDERLDADHLCERVPEWKYADVWFCGPAAFGRALRQGLVAKGLAPRDFHQELFDMR from the coding sequence ATGAAAAAGATCCGGCTCGCCTATTTGGGCCTTTTGGCCGCGCTTGCGCTGCTGTGGCTCGCAGCGGATAACGTCTTCGACGTGCCGTACGCCTTTCGGGCATTTCGCAGTTCGATGATGAACCTCACGGGCGTGCTGGCCATCGGCTGCATGAGCGTGGGCATCGTTCTCGCTGTCCGCCCCGCTCGTGTCGAGCCGTGGCTCGGCGGCCTCGATAAATCTTATCGGTTGCACAAGTGGCTCGGGATCACCGCACTTGTGGTCGCGATCGTTCACTGGCTCTGGGCGAAAGGGCCGAAGTGGCTCGTCGCGCTCGGCTGGATGCAACGGCCGGAGCGCAAGCCGCCTCCGGGCGCGGGCTCGCTTTCCACGATCGAAGCGTTTTTCCGAAGTCAGCGGGGCCTGGCCGAACAAATCGGCGAGTGGGCGTTTTATGCCGCTGTCCTGCTCATCTTCATCGCATTGCTGAAGTCGTTTCCTTATCGGCATTTCTTCAAGACGCATCGTCTGATCGCCATTGCCTATCTCGCGCTCGTCTACCATGCGGTGGTGCTGATACCGGTCTACTACTGGCGCGAGGCGATCGGCCCGGCCGTCGGCCTGCTCATGATGGGCGGGGTGGGCGCGTCCGCCGTTTCGCTCTTTCGCCGTATCGGCCGTACGCGGCGCGCCGTGGGCGAGATCGAAAGTCTCTTGCTGCATGAGGACAACCGTGTGCTCGGTGTCGTCATCGATCTGAAGGACCGCTGGTTCGGGCATGCAGCGGGACAATTCGCGTTCGTCACGTTCGACCCCGTCGAGGGGCCGCACCCGTTCACTATCTCCTCGGCGTGGCAAGGCGACGGCAAGCTGCAATTTCACATCAAAGGCATCGGCGACTACACGCAGCGCCTGCCCCAATCGCTGACGGTGGGCGAACTCGTGACCGTCGAAGGGCCGTACGGCACCTTCGACTTTCGAAGCGACAAGCCCCGGCAGATCTGGGTAGCCGGCGGCATCGGCATTACGCCATTCCTTGCGCGGATGCGGGCCCGCGCGGCGCACGAGGACCTGCGTGCCGTCGATCTTTTCTACAGTACCAAGCTGCCCGATCCCGCGTTTATTGCGTGGCTCGAGGAACTCGCGGGCCGTGCGGACGTGCGGCTCCATCTGCTCGTGAGCGGCAAGGACGAACGCCTCGACGCCGACCATTTGTGCGAGCGCGTGCCGGAGTGGAAATACGCCGATGTATGGTTCTGCGGGCCGGCCGCATTCGGGCGGGCGCTGCGGCAGGGCCTTGTTGCGAAGGGGCTCGCGCCGAGGGACTTTCACCAGGAATTGTTCGACATGCGTTGA
- a CDS encoding sigma-54-dependent transcriptional regulator: MPVNDDFDVIVIEDEDDVRLGCLQALALEGLRAKGFDSVESVPQPLPRDGRFVVVSDIRLPGLDGMAYLRQLAEWDADVPVILITGHGDVQMAVQSMRDGAYDFIQKPFQSHELVAVVKRALDKRALALEVRRLRRQVAVIGGLENRIIGRSPAIVELRELVQALAPLPTDVMILGETGTGKELVARCLHDLSGRKGPFVALNCGGLPETLFESEIFGHEAGSFSGATKQRIGKIEFAHGGTLFLDEIESMPMAMQVKFLRVLQERVIERLGSNQLVPVDFRVIAATKADLLALAEEGKFRADLHFRLNVATIDLPPLRARPQDIALLFDTFVHQAALRVDRPAPPIKDAVIRELLAHKWPGNVRELRNQAERFVLGLKGAPGSTAGAEAVSLTAAVEAFERGLIVEELRRNQGNLSRTAEAMQIPKTTLFGKIRKYDIREQES; encoded by the coding sequence ATGCCGGTGAACGACGACTTCGATGTGATCGTGATCGAAGACGAGGACGATGTGCGGCTCGGCTGCCTGCAGGCACTGGCACTCGAGGGGCTGCGCGCGAAGGGCTTCGACAGCGTCGAAAGCGTGCCGCAACCGTTGCCGCGCGACGGCCGCTTCGTCGTGGTCTCCGATATCCGGCTACCCGGCCTGGACGGTATGGCGTATCTGCGCCAGCTCGCCGAATGGGACGCGGACGTGCCCGTCATTTTGATCACAGGCCATGGCGACGTGCAAATGGCCGTGCAGTCGATGCGCGATGGCGCCTACGATTTCATTCAGAAGCCGTTTCAGTCGCACGAGCTCGTGGCGGTAGTCAAACGCGCGCTCGACAAGCGCGCGCTCGCGCTCGAAGTGCGGCGCCTGCGGCGGCAGGTGGCCGTGATCGGGGGGCTCGAGAATCGCATCATCGGCCGCTCGCCGGCGATCGTCGAATTGCGCGAACTCGTGCAGGCACTCGCGCCGCTGCCGACCGACGTCATGATCCTGGGCGAAACCGGCACGGGCAAGGAACTCGTCGCGCGTTGCCTGCACGATTTGTCCGGCCGAAAAGGCCCGTTTGTCGCGCTCAATTGCGGCGGGCTGCCCGAGACGCTCTTCGAGAGCGAGATCTTCGGCCACGAGGCCGGGTCGTTTTCCGGCGCGACGAAGCAGCGCATCGGCAAGATCGAGTTCGCGCACGGGGGCACGCTCTTTCTCGATGAAATCGAAAGCATGCCGATGGCGATGCAGGTGAAGTTCCTGCGCGTGCTGCAAGAGCGCGTGATCGAGCGGCTCGGATCGAATCAGCTCGTTCCCGTGGATTTCCGCGTGATTGCGGCGACGAAAGCCGATCTGCTCGCATTGGCCGAGGAAGGCAAGTTCCGCGCGGACCTGCATTTTCGGCTGAACGTCGCCACCATCGACTTGCCGCCCTTGCGTGCAAGGCCGCAGGACATTGCCCTGCTCTTCGATACGTTCGTGCATCAGGCCGCGCTGCGCGTCGATCGGCCGGCCCCGCCGATCAAGGATGCGGTCATCCGCGAACTGCTCGCGCACAAGTGGCCGGGCAACGTGCGCGAACTGCGCAATCAGGCCGAACGGTTCGTGCTGGGCCTCAAAGGCGCGCCGGGCAGCACGGCGGGCGCCGAGGCGGTGTCGCTGACGGCGGCCGTCGAGGCGTTCGAGCGCGGACTGATCGTGGAGGAACTGCGACGCAATCAGGGTAATCTTTCGCGCACCGCCGAAGCGATGCAGATTCCGAAGACGACGCTCTTCGGCAAGATCCGAAAATACGACATTCGAGAGCAGGAGTCGTAA
- a CDS encoding LysR substrate-binding domain-containing protein, which translates to MEVEWIEDLVVLAQYRSFSRAAEVRNLTQSGFSRRIQALEQWVGADLVDRSSYPLSLTPAGQLFKEAAEDILRKLFDTRSIIRTDQRMQGPGIRIAAGHTLSVSFLPAWLNALSGQFGELRARVLPTNVHDSILMLVNGNCELMLAYHHPELSLHLDPTRYEHLTVGRDVFMPVRRPAKRAAAQARLPGTARQPVPLIGYTSTTYFGRCLALVLRRQGNAAVLQPYFESDMAEVLKKMALASDGIAWLPRSLIEEELASGALVPAGERRWMLDLELRLYRDRNHASTLLAQLWTCIAEGAAAG; encoded by the coding sequence ATGGAAGTGGAATGGATCGAGGATCTCGTGGTTCTCGCGCAATACAGGAGCTTTTCGCGTGCCGCTGAAGTGCGCAACCTCACGCAATCGGGATTCAGCCGGCGGATCCAGGCACTCGAACAATGGGTGGGCGCCGACCTCGTCGACCGCAGCAGTTATCCGCTGTCGCTGACGCCGGCTGGCCAGCTTTTCAAGGAAGCGGCCGAAGACATCCTGCGCAAGCTGTTCGATACGCGTTCGATCATCCGGACCGACCAGCGCATGCAGGGGCCGGGGATCAGGATCGCGGCCGGCCATACGCTCTCGGTCAGCTTCCTGCCTGCATGGCTGAATGCGCTGAGCGGACAGTTCGGCGAGCTGCGCGCCCGCGTGTTGCCGACGAATGTGCACGATTCGATCCTGATGCTCGTCAACGGCAATTGCGAGCTCATGCTTGCCTATCATCATCCCGAGCTTTCGCTGCATCTGGACCCGACACGCTACGAACACCTGACGGTGGGGCGCGACGTATTCATGCCGGTGCGCCGCCCGGCAAAACGTGCGGCCGCCCAGGCGCGTCTGCCGGGTACGGCGCGGCAACCGGTGCCGCTCATCGGCTATACGTCGACCACCTACTTCGGTCGCTGTCTCGCGCTCGTGCTGCGACGGCAGGGCAACGCCGCAGTCTTGCAACCGTACTTCGAATCGGATATGGCCGAGGTACTCAAGAAGATGGCGCTCGCGAGCGACGGCATCGCGTGGCTGCCGCGCAGCCTGATCGAGGAGGAACTGGCCAGCGGTGCGCTTGTACCTGCCGGAGAGCGTCGCTGGATGCTCGATTTGGAACTGCGTCTGTACCGGGACCGCAATCATGCCTCCACGCTGCTTGCCCAGTTGTGGACGTGTATCGCGGAGGGGGCCGCGGCCGGCTGA
- the aspT gene encoding aspartate-alanine antiporter has protein sequence MDYFVHTLQKYPEIALFLTIGIGFWIGNLKLGRFNLGIVTSTLLAGLLVGQIGIKLPSALQSTFFAMFLFAVGYSVGPQFIRALKNDGLPQVLFAVIVCLSGTATAIVLGKLLGYNGALTAGLLSGGYTNSTVLGVATDLVQQSGLSDAQLQSALALLPIAYAVTYPFGTIGSAYLLANIAPKLLKFDLAKECAQYEREHGGGAAIGTTAYREYSARAFRLMNPSLIGKTVRDIESFFNHEIFVRRMRLADGADIVDCTRDTTVSEGAILAVSGGLASLLQHERAFGPEVKDVPLLDFPTELLDIVVTSKQFAGKTLGEIKDALFGEPGRGVFLTKVTRSDGMIAVQRDMKIQRGDVLQILGARQDVAKIAKVLGYADRPIEGTDMAFMAFGIVAGSLIGAITVHIGGIPLSLGTAVGAIVAGIICGYLRSTMRTFGHIPGPAIWVFNNVGLNGFIACIGLNAALGFVGGIQHYGLTLFLAGTLVTIVPLIVGLLLGHFVFKFHPGIMLGACAGARSTTAALGALQEAAKSNVPVVGYATGYAVSRLVMALLTIVVIRMF, from the coding sequence ATGGACTACTTTGTTCACACTCTGCAAAAGTATCCGGAAATCGCGCTCTTTCTGACGATCGGCATCGGTTTTTGGATCGGCAACCTGAAACTCGGCAGGTTCAATCTGGGCATCGTCACATCGACGCTGCTTGCGGGGCTTCTGGTTGGCCAAATCGGCATCAAGCTGCCGTCAGCCCTGCAATCGACGTTCTTCGCGATGTTCCTCTTCGCGGTCGGTTATTCGGTCGGCCCTCAATTCATTCGCGCGCTCAAGAACGACGGCCTGCCGCAGGTGCTTTTCGCCGTCATCGTTTGCCTTTCGGGCACGGCCACGGCGATCGTGCTCGGAAAGCTGCTCGGCTATAACGGGGCGTTGACCGCGGGCCTGCTGTCGGGTGGCTACACGAACTCGACGGTGCTCGGTGTGGCCACGGACCTCGTACAGCAATCGGGGTTGTCCGACGCGCAGCTGCAAAGCGCGCTGGCACTGCTGCCGATCGCCTATGCGGTGACCTATCCGTTCGGCACGATCGGCTCGGCATACCTGCTCGCGAACATCGCGCCGAAGCTGCTGAAGTTCGATCTCGCCAAGGAATGCGCGCAGTACGAGCGCGAGCATGGCGGCGGGGCGGCTATCGGGACGACCGCCTACCGTGAGTATTCGGCGCGGGCTTTCCGCCTGATGAATCCGTCGCTGATCGGCAAGACGGTGCGCGACATCGAATCGTTCTTCAATCACGAGATCTTCGTGCGGCGCATGCGCCTTGCCGACGGCGCCGATATCGTGGATTGCACGCGTGACACGACGGTATCCGAAGGCGCCATTCTCGCGGTCTCGGGCGGTCTGGCATCGCTGCTGCAACACGAGCGTGCGTTCGGCCCGGAGGTGAAGGACGTGCCGCTGCTCGATTTCCCGACGGAGCTGCTCGATATCGTCGTGACGAGCAAGCAGTTCGCGGGCAAGACGCTTGGCGAGATCAAAGATGCGCTTTTCGGCGAGCCGGGGCGCGGCGTGTTCCTGACGAAGGTCACGCGCTCCGATGGCATGATCGCTGTGCAGCGCGACATGAAGATCCAGCGCGGCGACGTGCTGCAGATTCTCGGCGCGCGGCAGGACGTGGCGAAGATTGCCAAGGTGCTTGGGTATGCCGACCGTCCTATCGAAGGTACCGATATGGCGTTCATGGCATTCGGCATCGTGGCCGGTAGCCTCATCGGTGCGATCACCGTGCATATCGGCGGCATTCCGCTCAGCCTGGGCACGGCGGTGGGCGCGATCGTGGCCGGTATCATCTGCGGCTATTTGCGCTCGACGATGCGCACCTTCGGCCATATTCCGGGTCCTGCCATCTGGGTGTTCAACAACGTCGGCTTGAACGGGTTCATCGCCTGTATCGGCCTGAACGCGGCACTCGGCTTCGTCGGCGGAATCCAGCACTATGGGCTCACGCTGTTCCTGGCCGGCACGCTCGTGACGATCGTGCCGCTCATCGTCGGCCTGCTGCTCGGTCACTTCGTCTTCAAGTTCCATCCGGGCATCATGCTCGGCGCCTGCGCGGGCGCCCGCTCCACCACGGCGGCGCTCGGTGCGCTGCAGGAAGCGGCGAAGTCGAACGTGCCCGTGGTCGGTTACGCGACAGGATATGCGGTATCGCGGCTCGTCATGGCGCTCTTGACGATCGTCGTCATCAGAATGTTCTGA